The stretch of DNA CGCCACCGGTGACGAAGACAAATTTGGTCATTGCGGATGGTGCCGAACGGCACATGCGGGAAATTGAAATTATACACCAAAACCCCCGATTCTTCATCTTCCATGTGCATCAGCGTACAGACCCGGCTTGCAAAAAAGAACAAAATGAATGCTCAATACTTAAAGGAGATTCATGATGAGCTACGAAGATCGTGATCAATATGGCATGTACGTGGACAACGGCCATAAGGGCCCCGGCCCGGAACTGATGGGCGCTGACACGCTGATCGGCGACCACGTCCACAACCTGCAAAATGAGCATCTGGGTGAGATCAAGGAAATCATGCTCGACATGCGCACCGGTAAGATCGCCTACGCGGTGATGTCGTCCGGCGGCGTGCTGACCATCGGCGAAAAACTGTTCGCCGTACCATGGGAAGCGCTGACGCTGGACACCGTCAACAAACGCTTCACGCTCAACCTCGACAAGGAACGCATCGAGGCGGCGCCGGGCTTTGACAAAGACAGCTGGCCCGACATGGCCAACCAGACCTGGGCCAGCCAGGTGCACAATTACTACGGCATCGGCGGGGACACCCGTCCAGGGGTGCGCTAATGTTTGCCGCCATCCTGGTGCTGGCCGGCATAGCCGGCGTAGCCGGTCATTGGCTGTATCGCAACTACCTGGGCCGCCCAAAGCGGCTGCGGGGTGGCATGCCCGTCATGCTCAGCAGTTGGGACGACGGACAGGAATCCATGGTGGCGGTACATTTGCGGCGTAAAAACCGCTGAGTTGTCAGCAAAAATCACGGCTGGTCGTCGGCAGCCTGCCCAGCAGGTGCGACATGTCGACCAGCCGCTTGGCAACCAGGTGGCGCACCATGCCCTCCTGTTGCCACACTCCATACACTCCCAGCAGCGGCGCACTGAGCACTTCACGCCGCTGTTGTTCCAATAGCGTTGGCCAGATAATCACGTTGACGCTGCCGGTCTCATCTTCCAAAGTCATGAACAGCACGCCCTTGGCGGTGCCGGGACGTTGCCGCACCGTGACCATGCCGCAGGCGCGCGCCACCATGTTGCTGGTGTAGGTGTTGAGCGTTTCGGCCGGCATGAAGCGGTGCTTCAGCAGCGTTTCGCGTAACAGCGCCACCGGATGGCGGCGCAGCGTCAGGCCGTGCGAGCGGTAATCGCCGAGGATGTCCTCGCCCTCGCTGGGCGCCGGCAGCGCCGGCGTTTCCTCGTCAGGCATGGTGGGACGCAGCAAATCCTTGTCCGGCACCGCGCCGACCGCTTGCCACAGGGCCTGGCGCCGATGGCCGGACAGCCGGCTCAGCGCATCCCCACCGGCCAGCACTTGCAGCGCATGGCGATCAAGGTCGGCCCGCCGCGCCAGATCGGCCACGCTGGCGAACGGTCCGGCGGCGCGTGTGGCTTCGATGCGCAGCGCAGTGTCCTCGCGCATGCCCTTGAGCATGTTGAGGCCGAGCCGCACCGCCGGCTGCCCGCGCGGGCCGGCCGCTTCCTCCAGCGACGACTCCCAGCCGCTGATGGTGACATCAATCTCGCGCACCACCACGCCATGCCGCTTGGCGTCCTGCACCAGTTGCGACGGGCTGTAGAAGCCCATCGGCTGGCTGTTCAGCAACGCGCACAGAAACGCCGACGGTTCGTGGCATTTGAGCCAGGAACTGGCGTAGCTCAGCAGCGCAAAGCTGGCCGAGTGCGATTCCGGGAAACCGTATTCGCCGAAGCCCTGGATTTGCTTGCAGATGCCGTCGGCGAAATCGTCGTCATAGCCGCGCTCGCGCATGCCGTCCTTGATCTGCTGCTCGTACTTGTCGACGCCGCCCTTACGCTTCCAGGCCGCCATGGCGCGGCGCAGCTGGTCGGCCTGCCCCTCGGTGAAGCCGGCGGCGATCTGGGCGATCTGCATCACCTGCTCCTGGAAGATCGGCACGCCCAGCGTGCGGCCCAGCGCGTCCTCCAGCTTGGGCGGATACACCACCAGCTTCCGATTCATGCGCCGCTGTAAATACGGATGTACCATGCCGCCCTGTATCGGCCCCGGCCGCACGATGGCGACTTCGATCACCAGATCGTAAAACGTCTTCGGCCGCAGGCGCGGCAGCATGCTCATCTGCGCGCGCGATTCGATCTGGAACACGCCGATGGTATCGGCCTCGCAGATCATGTCGTAGGTGTCGCGGTCCTCGGCGGGAATATCCTGCATGCGGAACGGCTGGCCACGCTGCGCGCTCAGCAGATCCAGTGTGCGGCGCAGCGCCGACAACATGCCGAGCGCCAGCACATCCACCTTCATCAGCCCCAGCTCCTCCAGGTCATCCTTGTCCCACTGGATGACGTAGCGGTTTTCCATGGTGGCTTTTTCGATCGGCACCAGCCGCGTCAGCTTCTCGTGCGAGATGACGAAGCCGCCCGGATGCTGCGACAGATGGCGCGGAAAACTCAGCAGCGTAAACGCCAGCGCGGCCCACTGCTGCGCCAGTTGCGATTCCGGGTCCAGTCCGCACTCAGCCAACCGTTGCACCAGATCGTGACGGCTGTCGAACCAGCGTTGCGACTTGCAGACTTTTTCGACGATCGCCAGGTCCACGCCCAGCGCCTTGCCGCTGTCGCGTAACGCGCTCTTGGGACGGTAGCTGATCACCACCGCCGCCAGCGCCGCCCGGTCGTGACCGTATTTTTGGTAGATGTACTGGATCACCTCCTCGCGCCGCTGGTGCTCGAAATCGACATCGATATCCGGCGGCTCGTTGCGCTCTTTCGAAATGAAGCGCCCGGTCAGCATATTGCTGCGCTCGGGATCGACTTCGGTCACGCCGAGGCAGTAACACACCACCGAGTTGGCGGCCGAGCCCCTTCCCTGGCAGAGAATGCCCTGCGAGCGGGCGAAGCGGACGATGTCGAACACGGTCAGAAAATACGGCTCGTATCGCAACTCGGCAATCAGTTCCAGCTCCTTCTCGATTTGCGCGCGCACCTTGTCGGAAGGACCATCGGCCCAGCGCCGCAACGTGCCGGCGTAGACCTCCTGGCGTAGATAGCTGGCCGGCGTGTGGCCGGGCGGAATCAGTTCGTGCGGATACTCGTAGCGCAGTTCGCTAAGATTGAAGGTGCACTGCCCGGCGATCTCCAGCGTCTCCGCCAAGGCCGCCTGCGGATACAGATTGGCCAGTTGCACGCGGGCGCGCAGATGCTGTTCGGCGTTCTGCGCCAGCGCGTAGCCGCACTCGCCCACCGGCTTGCCGACCCGGATCGCCGTCAGCGTGTCTTGCAACGGCTTGCGCGAACGCACGTGCATGCAGACCTGTCCCACCGCCACCACCGCCATCTGATGCTGCGACGCAACCTCGGCAATACTGAGCCGGTGCGCCTCGTCAAACGAGCGCAGCAGCAGATTCAGTCCCATCCAGGTGCGGCCCGGAAAGGTCGCTTCCATCCACGCTGCCTGCGCGTGCAAGCGGTCCACGTCGTCCGGCCGATGCACCGGGTATTCCGGCAGCAGGATCAGCAAACAGTCCGGCAACCCTTTCAGATGCGCAAACGCTGGCGGCGGCGACGTCAGGTCGGCAGGCGTCAGCAGATAGCTGCCCTTGGCCACGCGGTTGCGGGCTATCGTAATCAGCTCGCACAGATTACCGTAGCCATCTTTACTTTTTGCCAACGCAACCAACGACAGCGCTGGCGTGCCATCCGGATGGGTCAGCCGGAAATAGCTGCCAATAATCAGCGGAAAATCCGCCTCCTTGGCTTCGGCGTGAGCACGCACTACGCCCGCCAGCGAGCATTCATCGGTAATCGCCAGCGCCGCGTAATCCAGCTGCACGGCGCGCGCAACCAGCTCCTCGGCATGCGAAGCGCCTTGCAGAAACGAGAAATTGGACAGACAGAACAGCTCGGCATAGGCCGGCAGTCGCAAGGGGGGCGAATTCATATGGATACTGTGTTTTTATACAGTATAGCACACGCTTTTTACGCCATTGTTCAAGGAGCGACGATTCGAAACTCTACTGCTTTGACAACAGGACGTACCTGGTTGCGTCTTCGTTTTAATTCGACGATGCCACATCGGGAAAGGCTTTTCAAGGCACGAGACAGCGCCTCCGTTTCTCGACCTGTCGTTTTGGCCAAAGCAGCAAGCGAGACGGGTTTGGTGTCAGCGATAATCCGCAGCAATTCACGGTTTTCATCGCTCAACACTTCAGCCAAGGACGTCATCGAGGCAAACCATATTCTCGGCTCCCCTGGCGGAGGTTTGTATGTACCTCCGGCAATCGCCTGCATCCGCTGTCGTATGCGTTCCGGCGACATCACACCAATAGGCAACGGTTCCATTAACTCTATACCTCCCGCAATAGCCGATTAACGTCCACCCAAAAATCATTGAGCAGTTGCTGGGCATTCGTAAATGCATAAGGCACGCCATGATCCGACGGGTGCCGATGTTTGTGATCAAAAGCGAGACTATGTCCTGCGTGCTTGAACTTCTTAGGCTGTTTGATGGCGTGGGCATTGTCATAACCGAGAATACGCTTATCAAATGGGTCATGCAACGTCAGCGAATATCGGATACCGTGCGGGATTGCGCTTGATGCTTCGACCAATCTGGCTTCAATCCCAATCCAATATCCATTCTCCTGCTCCAGGATTGCGCCGTTAAAGTCCAGTAAAAAATCAACAGCAGGATCGCGGTTCATAT from Duganella dendranthematis encodes:
- a CDS encoding error-prone DNA polymerase, producing MNSPPLRLPAYAELFCLSNFSFLQGASHAEELVARAVQLDYAALAITDECSLAGVVRAHAEAKEADFPLIIGSYFRLTHPDGTPALSLVALAKSKDGYGNLCELITIARNRVAKGSYLLTPADLTSPPPAFAHLKGLPDCLLILLPEYPVHRPDDVDRLHAQAAWMEATFPGRTWMGLNLLLRSFDEAHRLSIAEVASQHQMAVVAVGQVCMHVRSRKPLQDTLTAIRVGKPVGECGYALAQNAEQHLRARVQLANLYPQAALAETLEIAGQCTFNLSELRYEYPHELIPPGHTPASYLRQEVYAGTLRRWADGPSDKVRAQIEKELELIAELRYEPYFLTVFDIVRFARSQGILCQGRGSAANSVVCYCLGVTEVDPERSNMLTGRFISKERNEPPDIDVDFEHQRREEVIQYIYQKYGHDRAALAAVVISYRPKSALRDSGKALGVDLAIVEKVCKSQRWFDSRHDLVQRLAECGLDPESQLAQQWAALAFTLLSFPRHLSQHPGGFVISHEKLTRLVPIEKATMENRYVIQWDKDDLEELGLMKVDVLALGMLSALRRTLDLLSAQRGQPFRMQDIPAEDRDTYDMICEADTIGVFQIESRAQMSMLPRLRPKTFYDLVIEVAIVRPGPIQGGMVHPYLQRRMNRKLVVYPPKLEDALGRTLGVPIFQEQVMQIAQIAAGFTEGQADQLRRAMAAWKRKGGVDKYEQQIKDGMRERGYDDDFADGICKQIQGFGEYGFPESHSASFALLSYASSWLKCHEPSAFLCALLNSQPMGFYSPSQLVQDAKRHGVVVREIDVTISGWESSLEEAAGPRGQPAVRLGLNMLKGMREDTALRIEATRAAGPFASVADLARRADLDRHALQVLAGGDALSRLSGHRRQALWQAVGAVPDKDLLRPTMPDEETPALPAPSEGEDILGDYRSHGLTLRRHPVALLRETLLKHRFMPAETLNTYTSNMVARACGMVTVRQRPGTAKGVLFMTLEDETGSVNVIIWPTLLEQQRREVLSAPLLGVYGVWQQEGMVRHLVAKRLVDMSHLLGRLPTTSRDFC
- a CDS encoding PRC-barrel domain-containing protein translates to MSYEDRDQYGMYVDNGHKGPGPELMGADTLIGDHVHNLQNEHLGEIKEIMLDMRTGKIAYAVMSSGGVLTIGEKLFAVPWEALTLDTVNKRFTLNLDKERIEAAPGFDKDSWPDMANQTWASQVHNYYGIGGDTRPGVR
- a CDS encoding HVO_A0114 family putative DNA-binding protein — protein: MEPLPIGVMSPERIRQRMQAIAGGTYKPPPGEPRIWFASMTSLAEVLSDENRELLRIIADTKPVSLAALAKTTGRETEALSRALKSLSRCGIVELKRRRNQVRPVVKAVEFRIVAP
- a CDS encoding toxin-antitoxin system TumE family protein, whose product is MNRDPAVDFLLDFNGAILEQENGYWIGIEARLVEASSAIPHGIRYSLTLHDPFDKRILGYDNAHAIKQPKKFKHAGHSLAFDHKHRHPSDHGVPYAFTNAQQLLNDFWVDVNRLLREV